A portion of the Vicia villosa cultivar HV-30 ecotype Madison, WI unplaced genomic scaffold, Vvil1.0 ctg.002972F_1_1, whole genome shotgun sequence genome contains these proteins:
- the LOC131640155 gene encoding small ribosomal subunit protein eS30z/eS30y/eS30x — MGKVHGSLARAGKVRGQTPKVAKQDKKKKPRGRAHKRMQYNRRFVTAVVGFGKKRGPNSSEK, encoded by the exons ATGG GTAAGGTTCATGGATCTTTGGCTCGTGCCGGAAAAGTGAGAGGGCAAACTCCTAAGGTTGCAAAGCAAGACAAGAAGAAGAAGCCACGCGGTCGTGCTCACAAGCGTATGCAATACAATCGCCGATTCGTCACCGCTg TTGTGGGATTCGGAAAGAAGCGTGGACCTAACTCATCAGAGAAGTGA
- the LOC131640154 gene encoding asparagine--tRNA ligase, chloroplastic/mitochondrial-like has translation MSVAMATRPLRIAKPYSYAAYAYLSLHLNTSTPKPSFHRPFPLSSPPFSSQNRRLFCTATLPSTNTVPQFRKKLKVADVKSEQFDSLGNTLVLQGWVRTLRLQSSVTFLEINDGSCLSNMQCVLDSEVEGFDQIESGLITTGASVWVQGVVVKSQGTKQKVELKLSKIVVVGKSDPSFPIQKKRVTREFLRTKAHLRARTNTFGAVARVRNALAYATHKFFQENGFVWVSSPIITASDCEGAGEQFCVTTLIPNSHETTDSPVDAIPKMKDGLIDWSQDFFGKPAFLTVSGQLNAETYATSLSDVYTFGPTFRAENSHTSRHLAEFWMIEPELAFADLNDDMACATAYLQFVIRHILDNCKEDMEFFNTWIDKGIIDRLSNVAEKDVLQITYTEAVDLLSRANKKFEFPVKWGCDLQSEHERYITEEAFGGCPVIIRDYPKDIKAFYMRQNDDGKTVAAMDMLVPKIGELIGGSQREERLEHLEARLDDLKLNKEAYWWYLDLRRYGSVPHAGFGLGFERLIQFATGMDNIRDVIPFPRTPGSAEF, from the exons ATGAGTGTTGCAATGGCCACAAGGCCGTTACGCATTGCAAAACCATACAGTTACGCCGCCTATGCTTATCTCTCCCTCCATCTCAACACTTCAACACCTAAACCTTCCTTTCACCGTCCATTTCCTCTCTCATCTCCCCCCTTCTCCTCCCAAAACCGCCGTCTCTTCTGCACCGCAACTCTCCCTTCCACCAACACGGTTCCGCAATTCCGGAAGAAGCTCAAGGTCGCCGACGTTAAATCCGAGCAATTCGACAGCCTCGGCAACACTCTCGTCCTCCAGGGATGGGTTCGCACTCTTCGCCTTCAGAGTAGCGTCACTTTCCTCGAg ATTAACGATGGTTCGTGCCTTTCTAACATGCAATGTGTGTTGGACTCTgaggttgaaggctttgatcag atagAATCCGGGTTGATAACCACTGGTGCATCTGTTTGGGTGCAAGGAGTTGTGGTGAAGAGCCAAGGAACAAAACAGAAAGTGGAATTGAAGCTTAGCAAAATAGTAGTG GTTGGCAAGAGTGATCCCTCCTTTCCCATCCAAAAGAAACGAGTCACCAGAGAATTTTTAAGAACAAAAGCACATCTTCGCGCAAGGACTAATACTTTTGGCGCA GTTGCAAGGGTTAGGAATGCATTGGCCTATGCTACGCACAAGTTCTTCCAAGAAAATGGGTTTGTATGGGTCTCAAGTCCTATTATCACAGCTTCAGATTGTGAGGGAGCGGGTGAACAGTTTTGTGTTACTACCTTG ATACCAAATTCTCATGAAACCACTGATTCTCCAGTTGATGCTATTCCAAAAATGAAGGACGGATTAATTGATTGGTCACAA GATTTTTTTGGAAAACCAGCATTTTTGACTGTTTCAGGCCAACTTAATGCGGAAACTTATGCTACTTCTCTTTCTGAT GTGTATACATTTGGTCCCACATTCCGAGCAGAAAATTCTCACACTTCGAGGCACTTGGCTGAATTTTGG ATGATTGAGCCGGAGCTTGCATTTGCTGATCTAAATGATGACATGGCTTGTGCAACTGCCTATCTCCAATTTGTT ATAAGGCACATTCTCGATAACTGCAAGGAAGACATGGAGTTTTTTAATACATGGATTGATAAAGGAATCATTGATCGATTGAGT AATGTAGCAGAGAAAGACGTGTTGCAAATAACTTACACTGAAGCGGTAGACCTGCTATCACGAGCAAATAAGAAATTTGAATTCCCG GTGAAATGGGGCTGTGATCTGCAGAGTGAACACGAGCGTTATATAACTGAAGAGGCATTTGGTGGATGCCCAGTTATAATCAGAGACTATCCAAAG GATATTAAGGCATTCTATATGCGTCAGAATGATGATGGAAAGACAGTTGCAGCTATGGACATGTTGGTTCCAAAG ATTGGTGAACTTATTGGTGGAAGCCAAAGAGAAGAGCGACTTGAGCATTTAGAAGCTCGTTTAGATGATTTAAAGTTGAATAAGGAAGCATATTGGTGGTATCTTGATTTGCGTCGATATGGATCAG TTCCTCATGCTGGCTTTGGTTTGGGTTTTGAAAGACTTATCCAGTTTGCAACAGGAATGGATAATATAAGAGATGTGATTCCTTTTCCTAGAACACCTGGCTCGGCTGAGTTCTGA